Genomic window (Atribacteraceae bacterium):
CGATTACATCCTCAAGTATTGACCGGTCCCGGTCAATGCGTCTTACGTAAAAAACCCGTTCCACGCCGGTTTCGCTGGTATCCTTAAAAAAAATATTTTCCTGCATCAGCCAGTCCGGTAGCGCGCTCTCTCCGGCCAAGGCCTCTAATCTTACCGCGGTCACCGGGAGGAGCCATTCGGAGATCAGGATGGTTCCGGAACACACCCACACCGCAAAAAAAATAAATGGGAGGGCGATCCGCTTCAGGCTGACCCCCCCCGCCTTCAGTGCGATCACCTCACTGCCGCTGGCCAGGCGACTCATGGTCAGTAACACCGCCAGAAGAACAGCCATAGGAAAAACATAGACCAAAAAGGAAGGAATGCTGTAGAGGAAGATTTGCAATACGGTGACCAGGGACAAGCCGGACTGGAGCCACAGGCGGGTCAGGCGAAAGAGTAAATCTCCGG
Coding sequences:
- a CDS encoding LptF/LptG family permease, whose amino-acid sequence is MKTIDRYILGQTAVHFLFGVALFVTILTAGDLLFRLTRLWLQSGLSLVTVLQIFLYSIPSFLVYVFPMAVLLAVLLTMSRLASGSEVIALKAGGVSLKRIALPFIFFAVWVCSGTILISEWLLPVTAVRLEALAGESALPDWLMQENIFFKDTSETGVERVFYVRRIDRDRSILEDVI